From the Leptolyngbya sp. O-77 genome, one window contains:
- the xylB gene encoding xylulokinase, producing the protein MFLGIDLGTSSLKVLLMSADGTVIAEASHPYPVNAPYPGWAESDPQDWWNAGAIAVRKAVQSYAAQVQAIGLSGQMHGVVVCDGVGNPLRPAILWADGRSHQALALYQALGAEALRPLANPLTVGMAGPSLLWLRQWEPEVYRSARWALQPKDWLRLRLTRRAATEPSDASGTLMADVVAGTWAIALLEALHLRTDWLPPIVASRAIAGTLTRSAAEHLGLPADLPVVAGAADTAAALLGSGLTTAGACQLTLGTGAQITLLRDSRSDPCGNRPILDPQGCTHLFHAALPHQWYTLAAMQNAGLALEWVRQLLGLSWTDLYDQAFTVEPGCDGLVCLPYLTGERTPHLDPTPAGAWIGLGLHHTRAHLARAALEGVAFAIAQGFAAVQATGANPDTLYLAGGGSLHPQWRQLLADVLQRPLCSVETRSASARGAALLAGRGIGQDGPVGETWTEKQAILGGSATQIAPSPQITVLNSLPSALEVAHQRFAQLYPAVRSQL; encoded by the coding sequence ATGTTCCTTGGAATCGACCTGGGCACCAGTTCCCTCAAAGTGCTGCTGATGAGCGCTGATGGAACCGTCATTGCTGAAGCCTCTCATCCGTATCCGGTCAATGCGCCCTATCCGGGCTGGGCCGAAAGCGACCCGCAGGACTGGTGGAACGCAGGGGCGATCGCCGTTCGCAAGGCAGTTCAGTCCTATGCCGCGCAGGTGCAAGCCATCGGGCTGTCAGGGCAAATGCATGGCGTGGTGGTCTGTGATGGGGTAGGAAACCCACTGCGGCCGGCGATTCTCTGGGCCGATGGGCGATCGCACCAGGCGCTAGCACTCTATCAAGCGCTGGGGGCTGAGGCGCTGCGGCCGCTGGCTAACCCGCTGACGGTGGGCATGGCGGGGCCGAGCCTGCTCTGGCTGCGGCAGTGGGAACCAGAGGTGTATCGCAGCGCCCGCTGGGCGCTGCAACCCAAAGACTGGCTGCGGCTGCGGCTGACCAGACGCGCGGCGACGGAACCCTCGGACGCTTCGGGAACCCTGATGGCGGATGTGGTAGCGGGAACCTGGGCGATCGCCCTGCTGGAGGCACTGCACCTGCGAACCGACTGGCTACCGCCAATTGTGGCTTCGAGGGCGATCGCCGGAACCCTGACCCGCAGCGCCGCCGAGCATCTGGGTTTGCCTGCCGATCTGCCCGTCGTGGCCGGAGCCGCCGACACGGCCGCTGCGCTGCTAGGGAGCGGGCTGACTACGGCTGGAGCCTGCCAGCTTACCCTCGGCACCGGGGCGCAAATCACCCTCCTGCGCGATTCGCGAAGCGATCCCTGCGGGAATCGCCCCATCCTTGACCCGCAGGGCTGCACCCACCTGTTTCACGCGGCCCTCCCGCATCAGTGGTATACCCTCGCCGCCATGCAAAATGCGGGGCTGGCGCTAGAGTGGGTGCGGCAACTGCTGGGCCTAAGCTGGACCGACCTCTACGACCAGGCGTTTACTGTGGAACCGGGCTGCGACGGGCTGGTGTGCTTGCCCTACCTCACTGGAGAACGCACCCCCCACCTCGACCCCACCCCTGCCGGCGCCTGGATTGGGCTGGGGCTGCACCACACCCGCGCCCACCTGGCCCGTGCCGCGCTGGAGGGCGTTGCCTTTGCCATTGCTCAGGGCTTTGCGGCAGTCCAGGCAACCGGGGCAAATCCCGATACCCTGTATCTGGCGGGCGGCGGCAGCCTGCATCCCCAGTGGCGACAGCTTTTGGCCGATGTGCTTCAGCGTCCGCTATGCAGCGTCGAAACCCGATCGGCTTCGGCCCGAGGAGCGGCTCTGTTGGCGGGCCGGGGAATCGGGCAAGATGGACCAGTAGGGGAAACCTGGACTGAGAAGCAGGCAATTCTTGGCGGGAGCGCAACGCAAATCGCCCCCTCCCCGCAGATTACCGTTCTCAACTCCCTCCCCTCTGCCCTGGAAGTCGCCCATCAGCGCTTTGCTCAACTTTATCCGGCAGTGCGATCGCAGCTTTGA
- a CDS encoding cation:proton antiporter produces MESLVEPVSIEENLKQFLLVISAALIIAVLPQSIPWMRKLPYTVLLVIAGMGLALLNIHFFSPSPELILWIFLPPLLFEAAWNIRWGELRRNLVPIALYATLGVVVTILGIAFALAQWADFLWPVALLTGACLSATDPVAVSTLLRELGAPSRLKVLVEGESMFNDGTAVVAFSLLLGLATGTETFDLQNLIVKFASVVGIGVGVGLLVGFGISLITKQFDLPLVEQSLTLVGAYAAYLIGENLGGSGVIGTVTVGLILGNFGSRVGMNPRTRVVVSEFWEFIAFFFNSILFFLIGDQLLIDSVWLGLAGIAVAIAAVLGTRVVAIALLTALSNRITTVDIGWNLQTMLCWSGLRGGVALALALSVPETVPQRDALIAVVFGTVFFTILVQGITVKPLLQALDLIQANPIQQQYLELISRETALQKVLDYMQQPGTSAGIDPTAFRAERATIESELFKLQQQSQALCQQDPSLAELGVETLRKELLAVESNAYYELVQLGRLNQEPPALLEAIINAEENPHLPGPVAKPGNTAVAAAKEN; encoded by the coding sequence ATGGAATCTCTGGTTGAACCCGTCTCGATTGAAGAAAACCTAAAGCAGTTTTTGCTGGTGATCTCAGCAGCGCTGATTATCGCCGTGCTGCCGCAGAGCATCCCCTGGATGCGGAAGCTGCCCTACACGGTGCTGCTGGTGATCGCGGGCATGGGTTTGGCGCTGCTGAATATTCACTTCTTCTCGCCCTCGCCAGAGCTAATTCTGTGGATCTTCCTGCCGCCACTGCTGTTTGAGGCCGCCTGGAATATCCGCTGGGGCGAACTCCGCCGCAACCTGGTTCCCATCGCGCTCTATGCCACGCTGGGTGTCGTGGTGACAATTTTGGGCATTGCCTTCGCCCTGGCACAATGGGCCGATTTTCTCTGGCCGGTGGCGCTGCTCACGGGGGCGTGTCTGTCCGCAACCGATCCGGTGGCAGTCAGCACGCTGCTGCGAGAACTGGGCGCACCCTCGCGGCTGAAGGTCTTGGTCGAAGGCGAGAGTATGTTCAACGACGGCACGGCCGTGGTCGCCTTTAGCCTGCTGCTAGGTCTGGCGACGGGCACTGAAACCTTCGATCTGCAAAACCTGATTGTAAAATTTGCTTCCGTCGTTGGTATCGGTGTGGGCGTGGGGCTGCTGGTAGGTTTCGGCATTTCGCTAATCACCAAACAATTTGACCTGCCCTTGGTGGAGCAGTCCTTGACGCTGGTGGGAGCCTACGCCGCCTACCTGATTGGCGAAAACCTAGGCGGGTCGGGGGTAATCGGCACGGTCACCGTTGGGCTAATCCTGGGAAACTTTGGGTCGCGGGTGGGCATGAACCCCCGGACGCGGGTCGTGGTTAGCGAGTTTTGGGAGTTTATTGCCTTTTTCTTCAACTCCATCCTGTTTTTCCTAATTGGCGACCAGTTGCTGATCGACTCGGTATGGTTGGGGCTGGCGGGCATTGCGGTGGCGATCGCCGCTGTGTTGGGGACTCGCGTCGTGGCGATCGCCCTGCTCACAGCCCTCAGCAACCGCATCACCACCGTCGATATCGGCTGGAACCTCCAGACCATGCTGTGCTGGAGCGGGCTGCGGGGCGGTGTGGCGCTGGCACTGGCCCTCAGCGTGCCCGAAACCGTACCCCAACGGGATGCCCTAATCGCGGTGGTGTTTGGCACAGTGTTTTTCACCATCCTGGTGCAGGGCATCACGGTCAAGCCGCTGTTGCAGGCGCTCGACCTGATCCAGGCAAACCCAATCCAGCAGCAGTATCTAGAACTCATCTCACGGGAAACCGCGCTGCAAAAAGTGCTGGACTATATGCAGCAACCGGGTACTAGCGCAGGCATCGATCCAACAGCATTCCGCGCAGAGCGGGCCACTATCGAGTCCGAGCTATTCAAATTGCAGCAGCAGAGTCAGGCATTGTGTCAGCAAGACCCATCCCTAGCGGAGTTGGGGGTCGAGACGCTGCGAAAGGAACTGCTGGCCGTAGAGTCCAACGCCTACTATGAGCTGGTGCAACTAGGACGGCTCAACCAAGAACCCCCGGCCCTACTGGAAGCAATCATCAACGCAGAGGAAAATCCTCACCTCCCAGGGCCAGTCGCTAAGCCGGGAAACACTGCCGTTGCTGCCGCCAAAGAGAACTAA
- a CDS encoding GNAT family N-acetyltransferase, with product MLTPVTTWYLEMLSPEWLRPTTSSRADLVVRQAEVPSPEFSRFLYTAVGGDWYWLQRLSWSYEQWLRYLDRPQVQTWVAYVSGTPAGYIELEAQPDENVEIAYFGLLGQFMGQGLGGHLLTVGTQQAWNMGAKRVWVHTCSLDGPYALKNYQSRGFKLYDQQVHSEDLPEQPPGPWT from the coding sequence ATGCTCACCCCCGTCACCACCTGGTATCTGGAAATGCTCAGCCCAGAGTGGCTGCGCCCCACCACATCCAGCCGTGCCGATCTCGTGGTAAGGCAGGCCGAGGTGCCGTCGCCAGAGTTTAGCCGTTTCCTCTATACAGCGGTGGGGGGCGACTGGTACTGGCTCCAGCGGTTGTCCTGGAGTTATGAGCAGTGGTTACGCTATCTCGATCGCCCGCAGGTGCAAACCTGGGTGGCCTATGTGTCGGGTACGCCAGCAGGCTATATAGAACTGGAGGCGCAGCCCGATGAGAATGTGGAAATTGCCTACTTTGGGCTATTGGGGCAGTTCATGGGGCAAGGGCTGGGCGGACACTTGCTGACGGTGGGCACGCAGCAAGCATGGAACATGGGGGCAAAACGGGTGTGGGTGCATACATGCAGCCTGGATGGCCCCTACGCGCTGAAAAACTACCAGTCACGCGGGTTCAAGCTGTATGACCAGCAGGTGCATTCCGAGGATCTGCCAGAGCAACCGCCTGGGCCGTGGACTTGA
- a CDS encoding DNA repair helicase XPB, which yields MVYVADNALIIQSDRSVLLEVHSPRAEAAREAIAPFAELVKSPEHIHTYQISPLSIWNARAAGMPVADMIAALREHAKYPMPDAVAQEIEALGSRYGLTVIEREGDCLLLKMADQPLAELLSRNESVAKFLGDRRSALVFEVNAGDRGVLKQALLGAGYPAEDLAGYVEGDALSIELRSVSQSGQPFSLRDYQKEAAEVFYQAGSVRGGSGVIVLPCGAGKTMVGMAAIAAVQENTLVLTSSLTSVRQWRRELLDKTTLPPEAIAEYSGETKQTGPITLATYQILSYHDHKTGDFPHFQLFSARSWGLIIYDEVHLLPAPIFRITAELQARRRLGLTATLIREDGKEGDVFALIGPKRYDVPWRELEGRGFIAAAECTEIRVPQDSDRQMEYALAEKRQQFRIAAENPRKAEVVMSLLQQQAGHRILIIGEYLDQLKHLAELTNLPIVTGKTSQRDRDQLYEQFRAGTVAGLILSRVGNFALDLPDADVLIQVSGKYGSRQEEAQRLGRVLRPKADGRSAQFFTLVSFRTCEEDFARHRQLFLAEQGYSYHIQVLDS from the coding sequence ATGGTCTACGTTGCCGACAACGCCCTCATTATTCAGAGCGATCGCTCGGTCTTGCTGGAGGTTCACTCGCCTAGGGCAGAGGCGGCGCGGGAGGCGATCGCCCCCTTTGCTGAACTGGTCAAAAGCCCGGAGCATATCCACACTTACCAGATTTCGCCCCTCAGCATTTGGAATGCGCGGGCAGCGGGAATGCCCGTCGCAGACATGATCGCCGCCCTACGGGAACACGCCAAATATCCTATGCCCGATGCAGTGGCGCAGGAAATCGAAGCCCTGGGCAGCCGCTATGGGCTGACAGTGATCGAGCGGGAGGGCGATTGCCTGCTGCTGAAGATGGCAGACCAACCCCTGGCAGAACTGCTCAGCCGCAACGAGTCTGTGGCTAAGTTTCTGGGCGATCGCCGCTCGGCGCTGGTGTTTGAGGTGAACGCGGGCGATCGCGGCGTGTTGAAACAGGCCCTACTAGGGGCGGGCTATCCGGCGGAAGATTTGGCGGGCTATGTAGAAGGTGATGCGCTGTCTATTGAGCTGCGCTCGGTCAGCCAGTCTGGGCAGCCGTTTTCCCTGCGAGACTATCAAAAAGAGGCCGCCGAGGTGTTCTACCAGGCGGGCAGTGTGCGCGGTGGCAGTGGGGTCATTGTGCTGCCCTGCGGCGCGGGCAAGACGATGGTGGGCATGGCGGCGATCGCCGCTGTCCAGGAAAATACGCTAGTGCTAACTAGCAGCCTCACCTCGGTGCGCCAATGGCGGCGGGAATTGCTCGACAAAACCACGCTGCCGCCAGAGGCGATCGCCGAATACAGCGGCGAAACCAAGCAAACGGGCCCGATTACCTTGGCTACTTACCAGATCCTCAGCTACCACGACCATAAAACGGGCGACTTCCCCCATTTTCAACTGTTTAGCGCCCGCTCCTGGGGGCTGATCATCTATGACGAAGTGCATCTGCTGCCTGCGCCGATTTTTCGCATCACGGCTGAGCTACAGGCCCGCCGCCGCTTGGGTCTGACTGCGACGCTGATCCGTGAAGATGGCAAGGAGGGCGATGTGTTTGCGCTCATTGGGCCCAAGCGCTATGACGTGCCCTGGCGGGAACTGGAAGGACGGGGCTTCATCGCGGCGGCAGAATGTACCGAAATCCGCGTGCCCCAAGACTCAGACCGCCAGATGGAATACGCCCTGGCAGAAAAACGCCAACAGTTTCGCATCGCCGCCGAAAATCCGCGCAAGGCCGAGGTGGTGATGTCGCTGTTGCAGCAGCAAGCCGGACACCGGATTTTAATCATCGGCGAATATCTGGATCAGCTTAAGCACCTGGCAGAGCTAACGAATTTACCGATTGTGACCGGGAAAACCTCGCAGCGCGATCGCGACCAACTTTACGAACAGTTCCGCGCTGGCACAGTTGCCGGGCTGATCTTGTCGCGGGTGGGCAACTTTGCGCTGGATTTGCCCGATGCGGACGTGCTGATCCAGGTGTCGGGCAAGTATGGTTCCCGCCAGGAAGAGGCACAGCGGCTAGGGCGAGTGCTGCGGCCCAAGGCAGACGGTCGCAGCGCCCAGTTCTTTACGCTCGTTTCGTTCCGCACCTGCGAAGAAGACTTTGCCCGCCATCGCCAGCTTTTTTTGGCAGAGCAGGGCTATAGCTATCACATTCAGGTGTTGGACTCGTAG
- a CDS encoding FAD-dependent hydroxylase has protein sequence MVDHAGSVLEILGQQSVSQHSLVDSFTHRLDYDVAIAGGGIVGLTLACALKHSGLRVAVIEAKPIEAGFSWRRAYALTLMTGRIFAGLGLWDKILPQITTFRQIRLADEDSPAVVTLQPQDLGTAELGYVGEHHVLLRSLYEALDNAPNLTWHCPATLAGVDYESDHVNLHLEQEGERRTFTTQLLVAADGARSPLRESAGIGTHGWQYWQSCVTAVIRPEKDHGNVAREHFWTSGPFATLPLPDNRCQIVLTAPHAEATALLEIDETTFLAELERRYGGQLGRLELVGDRALFPVRLMQSDRYVQPRLALVGDAAHCCHPVGGQGLNLGIRDAAALAEVLTQAHATGKDLGTLPVLKRYERWRRLENLTILGFTDLLDRTFSNRWRPLVLARRLALRLMGGLRPLRFLALRLMTGLGGRSPQLAQQPVKPQSKPENGSKLHQS, from the coding sequence TTGGTTGACCACGCTGGCTCGGTTTTAGAAATTTTGGGTCAGCAGAGCGTTTCCCAACACTCTCTGGTAGACAGTTTTACCCACCGGCTGGATTATGACGTGGCGATCGCCGGCGGGGGCATCGTCGGGCTAACCCTGGCCTGCGCGTTGAAACATTCCGGGCTGCGAGTGGCGGTGATCGAGGCAAAGCCCATCGAGGCGGGCTTTTCCTGGCGGCGGGCCTACGCGCTGACGCTGATGACGGGGCGCATTTTTGCTGGACTGGGGCTGTGGGACAAAATCCTGCCGCAAATTACTACCTTTCGCCAGATCCGGCTGGCAGACGAAGACTCGCCCGCTGTGGTGACGCTCCAGCCCCAAGACCTAGGCACAGCGGAACTGGGCTATGTGGGAGAACATCACGTCTTGCTGCGATCGCTCTACGAAGCCCTGGACAACGCGCCCAACCTCACCTGGCACTGCCCCGCAACGCTGGCGGGGGTGGACTATGAATCCGATCACGTCAATCTGCATCTGGAGCAGGAGGGCGAACGGCGGACATTCACCACGCAACTGCTGGTGGCGGCGGACGGAGCGCGATCGCCCCTGCGGGAATCGGCGGGCATCGGCACCCACGGCTGGCAATACTGGCAGTCCTGCGTGACAGCGGTAATTCGCCCCGAAAAAGACCACGGCAACGTGGCCCGCGAACACTTTTGGACGAGCGGCCCCTTTGCCACGCTGCCGCTGCCCGACAACCGCTGCCAGATCGTGCTGACGGCTCCCCATGCCGAGGCAACAGCGCTGCTCGAAATCGATGAAACCACATTTCTGGCAGAGCTAGAACGACGCTATGGCGGGCAGTTGGGGCGGCTGGAACTGGTGGGCGATCGCGCGTTATTCCCCGTGCGGCTGATGCAGAGCGATCGCTATGTGCAGCCCCGGCTGGCGCTGGTGGGCGACGCAGCCCACTGCTGCCATCCCGTCGGCGGGCAAGGGCTAAACCTGGGCATTCGGGATGCAGCGGCGCTGGCGGAGGTGCTAACCCAGGCACACGCCACAGGCAAAGACTTGGGCACCTTGCCCGTGCTGAAGCGCTACGAGCGCTGGCGCAGGCTAGAGAACCTAACGATTCTGGGCTTTACCGACCTGCTCGATCGCACCTTTTCCAACCGCTGGCGACCGCTGGTGCTGGCGCGACGGCTGGCGCTGCGGCTGATGGGCGGGCTGCGGCCACTGCGATTTCTGGCGCTGCGGCTGATGACGGGGCTGGGCGGGCGATCGCCCCAACTCGCCCAACAACCTGTAAAACCCCAATCAAAGCCAGAAAACGGATCGAAACTGCATCAGTCTTAA